The Candidatus Methylomirabilis sp. genome contains a region encoding:
- a CDS encoding 3-hydroxyacyl-CoA dehydrogenase/enoyl-CoA hydratase family protein, whose translation MRRIRSAAVLGAGVMGRQIAALLANANLRVTLLDVVPATGTAAEEGHGRSRLAREAVEALRRASPPALFVPERAEAIRVGNLTDHLGWLKEVDWILEAVAEDAGIKQALFTAVDGHRTAGSIVSSNTSSLRLHGLAAGRSEDFRRHFLGTHFFNPPRYMRLLEIAPTPETDAAVLEAMETFGTSGLGKGVVRAKDTPGFIANRIGVHATLAGFRVMEEEGLSVEEVDAVTGPPLGRPRTAALRTLDIVGLDTFAKVVQALGDQAEGDEERALFRVPPVIEALLKAGRLGEKSGAGFYKSGPDGTRLALDVKTLEYRPAERVPFPALEALRGVEDPGDRLRRLLGSGDRVAALAWRLLGPTLRYAAARVPEIADDPLALDLAMRWGFGWDLPPFAAWDALGVEEAARRLRAEGASIPPLVEAVLAAGPRTFYGEKDGARTVFDPAARGHRPAPEDPVVLSLARRKAAGALVERRGGASLVDLGDGVLGLEFHSKMNALGADAIAQLERGLHRAATDFAALVIGNQGPHFSAGADLSLLLFSAEEGDWDEVDGMVRAFQRGVRAVREAAVPVVAAPFGRTLGGGAEITLAAHRAVASAETYMGLVETGVGLIPAGGGCAEMLRRHMTLLPPDSGLDPQPLLKRVFETIAFAKVSSSAEEARRLLLLRPEDEVVMNPDRLLAEAKAAALHLARAGRPPLPPAGPIPVLGEPGFALLALGIHLAHRGGHITAYEREIATALARVLTGGERPHPGTATAEEIMDLEREAFLRLLGRRETQERIRHTLKTGKPLRN comes from the coding sequence GCCACGGCCGCAGCCGCCTCGCGCGCGAGGCGGTCGAGGCCCTCCGCCGGGCGAGCCCGCCCGCGCTCTTCGTCCCGGAGCGGGCCGAGGCGATCCGGGTGGGGAACCTGACGGACCACCTCGGCTGGCTCAAGGAGGTGGACTGGATCCTGGAGGCCGTGGCGGAGGACGCCGGCATCAAGCAGGCCCTCTTTACCGCCGTGGATGGCCACCGGACCGCCGGGAGCATCGTCAGCAGCAACACTTCGAGCCTGCGGCTGCACGGCCTCGCGGCCGGCCGCTCCGAGGACTTCCGCCGCCACTTCCTCGGAACGCACTTCTTCAATCCGCCCCGCTACATGCGCCTCCTCGAGATCGCCCCCACCCCGGAGACCGACGCTGCCGTGCTGGAAGCGATGGAAACCTTCGGCACCTCCGGCCTGGGGAAAGGGGTGGTTCGCGCGAAGGATACCCCCGGCTTCATCGCCAACCGGATCGGGGTCCACGCGACCCTCGCCGGCTTTCGCGTGATGGAGGAGGAGGGGCTCTCGGTCGAGGAGGTGGACGCCGTGACGGGGCCGCCCCTGGGCCGGCCACGGACCGCCGCCCTCCGGACGCTCGATATCGTCGGGCTCGACACATTCGCGAAGGTGGTGCAGGCGCTCGGCGACCAGGCCGAGGGGGACGAGGAGCGGGCCCTCTTCCGCGTCCCGCCCGTCATCGAGGCTCTCCTCAAGGCGGGACGGCTCGGCGAGAAGAGCGGGGCGGGCTTCTACAAGAGCGGGCCCGACGGGACCCGCCTCGCCCTTGACGTGAAGACGCTCGAGTACCGGCCGGCAGAGCGGGTCCCCTTCCCCGCGCTCGAGGCCCTGCGGGGAGTGGAAGATCCGGGGGACCGCCTGCGCCGGCTCCTCGGGAGCGGCGATCGGGTGGCCGCGCTCGCCTGGCGCCTGCTCGGGCCGACCCTGCGCTACGCCGCCGCCCGGGTGCCCGAGATCGCCGACGACCCGCTCGCCCTCGATTTGGCGATGCGCTGGGGCTTCGGCTGGGACCTCCCCCCCTTCGCCGCCTGGGACGCCCTCGGCGTCGAGGAGGCGGCCCGCCGCCTCCGGGCCGAGGGGGCATCGATCCCCCCCCTGGTGGAGGCGGTGCTGGCCGCCGGGCCCCGGACCTTCTACGGCGAGAAGGACGGAGCCCGGACGGTCTTCGACCCGGCAGCCCGGGGCCACCGGCCGGCACCCGAGGACCCGGTGGTCCTCTCCCTCGCCCGCCGGAAGGCCGCCGGCGCGCTCGTGGAGCGGCGCGGGGGGGCGAGCCTGGTGGACCTGGGAGACGGGGTCCTCGGCCTGGAGTTTCACAGCAAGATGAACGCCCTGGGGGCCGACGCCATCGCCCAGCTCGAGCGCGGCCTGCACCGGGCTGCCACCGACTTCGCCGCCCTCGTGATCGGCAACCAGGGCCCCCACTTCTCGGCCGGCGCGGATCTGAGCCTGCTCCTGTTCTCCGCCGAGGAGGGGGACTGGGACGAGGTGGACGGGATGGTCCGGGCCTTCCAGCGGGGCGTCCGGGCGGTGCGGGAGGCGGCGGTCCCCGTCGTGGCCGCCCCCTTCGGCCGGACGCTGGGGGGCGGGGCCGAGATCACGCTCGCGGCCCACCGCGCGGTGGCCTCGGCCGAGACCTACATGGGCCTGGTCGAGACCGGGGTGGGGCTCATCCCGGCCGGCGGCGGGTGCGCCGAGATGCTCCGACGCCACATGACCCTGCTTCCACCGGACAGCGGCCTGGACCCCCAGCCCCTCCTGAAGCGGGTCTTCGAGACGATCGCCTTCGCGAAGGTCTCCTCCTCCGCGGAGGAGGCGCGGCGGCTTCTCCTCCTGCGCCCCGAGGACGAAGTGGTCATGAACCCCGACCGGCTCCTCGCGGAGGCAAAGGCCGCGGCCCTGCACCTGGCCCGGGCCGGCCGGCCGCCGCTGCCGCCGGCCGGACCGATCCCGGTCCTGGGGGAGCCGGGCTTCGCTCTGCTCGCCCTGGGCATCCACCTGGCCCACCGGGGCGGCCACATCACGGCCTACGAGCGCGAGATCGCGACGGCGCTCGCCCGCGTGCTCACGGGGGGCGAGCGCCCCCACCCGGGCACGGCCACGGCCGAGGAGATCATGGACCTGGAACGCGAGGCCTTTCTCCGCCTCCTCGGGCGGAGAGAAACCCAGGAGCGGATCCGGCACACCCTGAAGACGGGGAAGCCGCTCCGCAACTAG